In the Streptomyces cinnamoneus genome, TCGGGGGTCCCGCCCACGACTACTACCAGTCGGGTACCGGCACCCCCGAGGGCGCGGAGATCGGCGCGCTGGTGGACTTCGACCTCATCGACGAGGGCGTCAAGGTCGGTGACGTGGAGGCCTTCGCCACCGCCCGCGCCGTCGCCCGCACCGGTCTGCTCGTCGGCGGTTCCGCCGGCGGCGTGGTGTACGAGGCGCTGCGCCGGCTGCCGGCGCTGCCGCCGGGCACCACCGTGGTCGCCCTCGTCAACGACGGGGGCGAGAAGTACCTGGACACTGTCTTCCACGACGAGTGGATGAAGGAGCGCGACCTGCTCGACCCCGTCCTCGAACACGAGATCCACGGCATCGTCACCGGGTGGCGCGGGGACCGGCACCGATGACGAAGACGACCCTTCTCCTGCGCGACGGCCGCGCCCTGGCCGCCCTGGCGGTGCCGCTGGTCCTCACCCAGCTCGCCCAGGTGGCCCTGACCACGACCGACACCGTGATGATGGGGCTGCTCGGCGCGACCGACCTGGCCGCGGGCGGCCTGGCTATCGTCATCTTCAACCAGCTGCGCACCATGGGGGTGGGCCTGGTCACGTCCGTCGGCAACCGGATCGCCGCGGCCCACGCCCGTGCCGAGGCCGCGCCGGACGGCACGGGCCCCGGCACGGGCGGGAGCGACGCGGAGGTGCGGCGCGTGGTCCGGGCCGGCATGGCGGTCGCCACCCTCGCGGGGCTCGCCGGAGCCCTGCTGATGGCCGGCGCGGGCCAGGTGCTGGGGCTGGCGGGGCAGGATCCGGAGGTGGCCGACCGCGCGCGCACCATGTTGTTCGCCCTCGCGCCGGGGCTGCTGCCGTGCCTGTGGTTCCAGGCCGTGCGGCAGTTCACGGTGGGCATGCGGCGGCCCCAGGCGCTGCTGCGGATCACCATCGCGTCGGTCGCGGTCAACGCGGGCCTCGACTGGGCGTTCCTCCACGGCTCCTGGGGGCTGCCGCGCCTGGGGCTGCCCGGCGTCGGGCTGGCCACCACCCTCGTCCACGCGCTGTCCTTCCTGGCCCTGTATGCCTGTGCGCGGCGGGACCCCGTCCTCGCCCCGTTGCTGGCCCTCAATCCCGCCCGGGCGGACCGGGCGACCGTGCGGCGGCTGCTGGGGCTGGGCGTGCCCATCGCCGCGACCTACGGTTCCGAGGCGGGGTTCTTCTCCGTCACGGCCCTGATGGCCGGCTCGTTCGGGCCCGCCGCGCTGGCCGCGCACACGGCCGTCAACCAGCTCGTCTACATCGTCTTCCAGGTGGCGGTGGGCCTGTCCCACGCGGCCTCCATCAACGTCAGCCGGGAGCTGGCGCTGGGCCGCTTCGACGCCGCCCGGCGCATCAGGAACACCGCCCTGGCCTGTGCCGCCGCCGTGATGGCCGTCGTCGCGGTCGTCTACCTCGCCCTTCCCTCGCTGGTGCTGCGCCCGTTCCTCGACACGGGCGCGGGGGCGGACGCGGAGGCGGTGCGGATCGCGACCCGGCTGCTCCTCGTCGTCGCCGTCCTCCAGTTCTTCGACTGCGCGCAGAACATCGGGGTGGGCCTGCTGCGCGGCCTGGACGACACCAGGAGCGGGTTCCGCATCACCCTCGTGGGCTACTGGCTGGTCGGCCTGCCGGCCGCGGGCCTGCTCGGCTACGCGCTGGACCTGAAGACGCTCGGTGTCTGGCTCGCCCTGCTGGCGGGGCTCGCAACGACGGCGGTCCTGCTGCTGCGGCGCTACGGGCGGAGCCTCGCCCACCGGTCGGCCGAGGGGGTCGCCGAACCGGCGGCGGTCTAGGGGGTGTCCCCGTGTGTGCCCTCGGCGGGGAGCCCGTCCCCCGGCCGGGGGCACACCCACACATGTGCCGCATGAAAATGCCAAAAGTCTTACCGGAGGGAGTCATTATCGATTACCTTCCGTTGCGGCGACCACGCCACAGGTAGTCGTCACTCGCACATAGTCGCGGCGGCACGTCGTCACCGCGTGACTGGAGAGGATCGTGTGACCGGTATCGACGGGTGCTTAGCCGAGGCCATGACCGTGCCCGGAGCCCGGGGCGCGAGCCTGGTGGACTGGTCGAGCGGGCTCGCCCTGGGGGCGGCGGGCCACGGGCCGGACAGCGATCACGAGACCGCGGCGGCCGGCGCGGCCGAACTGGCCCGGCTGGCCTTCGAGAACGGCGCCTTCACCGGGGCCACGCCGGATTCCGGGCCCGTCGAGGACCTCGTCGTCACCGCGCGCGGCAGCTACCACCTCATGCGCTTCGTGGAGACGTCCTTCGACAGCAGCGTCTTCCTCTACCTGTGGCTGGACCGCACCGAGGCCAACCTCGCGGTGGCGCTGTTCCGGCTCAAGGACCTGACCGCCCGTCTGGTGCTGCCGTGACGACGGCCGCCGCGGGCACCCACGAGATCACCGTCCTGAGCCGGCTGGCCGCCGAAGGCGCCACGGGGGCGCTGCACGGCGGCGCCGGAGCGCTCTATCTCGCCGACGGCGCCGTGGTGCACGCCGAGAGCCCGGTGGTGCCGGACGTGGGCTGGCGGCTGACGGCCGGGGGACGGCTGTCCCCGGAGGTGTGGGAGGAGGCCGTCGCGGAGGGCGGCCCCGGCTACCGGGCGGGCAGCTTCCTCGTCGAGCACGGCCGGCTGAGCCGGGGCGAGCTGGAGCTGTGCCACCTCTCGGCGCTCTTCGACGCCGCCTACGTCCTGCTGTCCCCGCTCGACGGGTCGCAGCGGGCGCCGGAGCGGTTCCTCAAGGAGGCCCGGCACTGGCTCGGCCCGGTCCGCCCGGTGCCGGTGGCGATGCTGGAGGCGGAGGTGCGCCGGCGGCGGACGCTGCTGGAACAGGCCTGGCCGTGGGCGGACGTGGACTCCGCCCCCGTGGTCCCCGTCCCCGGCGCCGCGGCCCCCGGACCGGGTGCCACCCGGCCGACGTGCGGCCGCCTGGCGGTGCTGGGCGCGGCCGACGGGGTGCGCACGCCGGCCCGGATCGCCCGGGTGCTGGGGCGCTCCGTCTTCGCCACCCTCCTCGACGTCCGGCGGCTGACCGCGGAGGGGCTGGTCCGGGCTCCCTCGGCGGCCGCCCCGCCGCCCGGCGACCCGCGGCCTGGTGTCTCCCCCCTGCCGGAGATCTCCCTGCTGTACCGGATCCGCGACGCCCTGGAGGCCCTGTGACCCGCCCTGTGAACGTGCCGCGCACGAGCCGGGCCCTGCCGATCTCATGATGAGGCGTGCCCTGAGACAGCTCGCCGGAAGGAGACAGCCGATGACCGCCGCACCCGAGGTGCTGGCCGAACTCCAGGGATTGCGCGTGCGCGTCCCGCATCTGACCGGTGCGATGGTGGCGAGCACGGACGGCCTGGTGATCGCGCACCTCGTCACCGGCATGGAACCGGACGGGGTGGCCGCCCTGACCGCCGCGGCGCTCGGCGTGGGCTCCCGGCTGGCGGCGGCGGTGGGTCACGGCGGCTTCCGTGAGCTGCTGGTCTGCGGTGACCAGGGCTACGTGGCCACGTACGCGGCCGGCTCGGCCTGCGTCCTGACGCTGCTGGCCTCCTCCGACGCCAACGTCGGCCGGCTCAACCTGGAGGCCCGCAGGGCGGGCGCGCGCATCGCCGCGCTGGCCGAGTCCTCGCTGGAGCGCCAGCGCCAGGGCTAGCCGCCCGGCCGGCCCCTCCCCCTCAGCTTCCCCTTTCCCCCGACAACCCGTCATCACGAGGAACGGATTCCCATGGCGAATACAGAGATGGCACTCAAGGACGCGATGGCCTCGATCGAGGGGGCCGTGGGCGTGGCGCTCGTCGACTACGGCAGCGGCATGGCGCTCGGCACCCTCGGCGGGTCCTCGTCGCTCGACCTCAACGTCGCGGCGGCGGCCAACACCGACGTCGTACGGGCGAAGCTGCGCGCCATGGAGATGCTCAACCTCCAGGACACCATCGAGGACATCCTCATCACCCTCGGGAGCCAGTACCACCTGATCAGGCTGCTCACCGGGCGCAGTGGCCACGGGCTCTTCCTGTACCTGGTGCTCGACGTCAAGCGGGCCAACCTGGCGATGGCCCGCCACCAGCTCAAGCGCATAGAGGCGGACCTGGAGGTCTGAGCGCCGGGCCCCGTCGCCGGGGCCCGGCGTCCGGCGTCGTGTCACCAGGGCCCGAAGGGGATCAGGTCGGGGCCGACGCTGTGCCAGTCGTCACCGCCTTCGCCGACCCGGTGGAAGAGGTGCCCGCAGTACCACAGGACCAGGTCCTGGCCGTCGGTGTTCTCGTCGTCCAGATAGGCGTCGAGCCCGTCGGCGGCCGCGCTGCCCTGCCTGCCGTAGCGGTCCTCGCCGCTGCGGTAGCGCAGCAGCCACAGGTCGGCGGAGGAGAAGGAGTCGGCCGTGCCGTCGTTCGGCCCGGGCAGCAGGTGGTAGCCGCGGCCGCTGTCCAGGTCGAGCACGGCCCAGCTGCGGCGGGACGCGGGGTTCTTGACCCGGCGGACCTCGCTGCGGAAGGGGTGCCATCCCTGCCCCCACCCCTCGTCGGCGGTGTAGGTGTTGTACTCCAGCAGCAGGTCGCGCCCGGCGCCGTCGATGTCGAGGTCGAGCCGCCAGTAGGTGTGGTGGCGGTGGTCGTAGGGGCACTGGAGGCCGGCGCTGAAGAGCCGGGGCATCACCACGCCGCTCTCCCAGAAGACCCAGCGGTGCGTCAGCCGGTAGGCGCCGATGGTGTGGTACGACTCCAGGCTCAGGGCCCGCTGTCCGCCGCTGGTGTAGGAGTAGACGCACACCCGGGTTCCGGGGCACCTGCTCGTGGGGTGGGAGTTGTTGTAGTTGAGCGGGTCCTTGTACGGGCCGCAGGGGCCGCTGTACTGCACCCGCAGCGAGGGCAGGCTGGCCTTGGCGAAGACCTGGTGACCGCGGTAGGCAGCCCCGAGGATCACGATGCCCTCCTCGTCGGGGGCGTCCGCCAGCCGCCAGTCGAACGTCCACACGGGCTGGTCGGGGGGCCAGGAGATCCGCCCGGACTCACTCATCGCCGCCTCCTCCCGGGCCCAGCACCCGCTCCTCGCCGAGGTCCACGACGACCCGCAGCCGGGGCAGCCGCCTGTCGGGCTGCCCGAATCCCACATAGGCGCGGCGGTGGCCGTGGTGTTCGTCGCCCTCGTGGACGTCGCTCGTGAGCAGCACCATGGGCACGTGGTAGGCCGGGAGCCGGCGCACGGCCTCGGAGTGGGTCCGGGCGACGGCCACGGCGCGGGCGATCTCGGCGTCGGACAGGCCCGGCTGTGCGGCGCTCTCGGCGAGGGCGAGGACGGCGGGGTGCTCGTCCGCGTCGAGGGTGATCTCCAGGGTGCGTCCGTCGGTGTAGTCGTGGACCAGGACGAGTGTCGCGGGGGTCGTGCGGTCCTTGTCGTCGGCGAGCAGGCTCGCGCCGAGGAAGACGTACCGGTGTCCGTCGAGGGCGGTCCGGACGCGGGCGTCGGCCAGCAGCAGGGGCACCGCGCGGTCCAGCAGTTCCTCGCTCGACGGGGTGACGGTGCGTTCCCAGGTGACGGGCTCGGCGGGGCCGGGCGGGGCGGCGGGGGCGGGGATGTCGCTGATCGGCGGCTCGACGACGGCCGGGAACTCGGCGAGCCCGGACCGTTCCGGCGGTGGTTCGAGGCGGAATTCTGGCAAGGGAGACCCCCCTTTGCTCGCGGAGCGCCGGGGCTCCGGCCGCGGTGGCGCGCGCCTTCCGATGATTTCAGCTCGTGTTCATATCGTCACCAATAGTGACCGGCGAGCTGGGGTGCGGCCGGCGTGTCCGTGCCCCGGCGCGCGTCGAGGGCGCACACGGCCGGCGGCCCGCGCCCGTCGGTGGCGCTCCGGGAACTCCGGTGGCCGCGCGGGGCCTTCGGGAAATCCACGGTTCGGCCGAATGGCGCAAGGTGAGGCTTTACGGCTTCCCGGGCTGGATACACTCCCGGAGTTGCTCGGCGAGGGAGGCCGTACTGACGGGGTGCGGCTCTTTCTTGTTGGCCGCGCTTCGTACAGGTCCGTCGGGGTCCGGGTAACGGCCGCTGACAGTCTGAACACGAGGAGTGCCGTCATG is a window encoding:
- a CDS encoding MATE family efflux transporter — translated: MTKTTLLLRDGRALAALAVPLVLTQLAQVALTTTDTVMMGLLGATDLAAGGLAIVIFNQLRTMGVGLVTSVGNRIAAAHARAEAAPDGTGPGTGGSDAEVRRVVRAGMAVATLAGLAGALLMAGAGQVLGLAGQDPEVADRARTMLFALAPGLLPCLWFQAVRQFTVGMRRPQALLRITIASVAVNAGLDWAFLHGSWGLPRLGLPGVGLATTLVHALSFLALYACARRDPVLAPLLALNPARADRATVRRLLGLGVPIAATYGSEAGFFSVTALMAGSFGPAALAAHTAVNQLVYIVFQVAVGLSHAASINVSRELALGRFDAARRIRNTALACAAAVMAVVAVVYLALPSLVLRPFLDTGAGADAEAVRIATRLLLVVAVLQFFDCAQNIGVGLLRGLDDTRSGFRITLVGYWLVGLPAAGLLGYALDLKTLGVWLALLAGLATTAVLLLRRYGRSLAHRSAEGVAEPAAV
- a CDS encoding roadblock/LC7 domain-containing protein, translating into MTAAPEVLAELQGLRVRVPHLTGAMVASTDGLVIAHLVTGMEPDGVAALTAAALGVGSRLAAAVGHGGFRELLVCGDQGYVATYAAGSACVLTLLASSDANVGRLNLEARRAGARIAALAESSLERQRQG